In Kitasatospora sp. NBC_00240, the following are encoded in one genomic region:
- a CDS encoding ABC transporter ATP-binding protein codes for MSAAPPDNDVLWARGIVKSHHGTPALRGVSLGVQVGEVLAVTGPRGSGKSTLLGCLSALLPVDEGEVWFNSSPVHTLGRTGRARLRRDRFGFVGSQPHLVPELTARENVALPLLLAGAGNKAAYTAADEWLERLDIADTRRLRPERLVQSQRQRIAVARALAPLPPVVFADDPTAPLHREAADQVLRILSSAARSHRLTLVLATHDPELARYADRSVALADGRLTAPAAPTPAPGTGPVTVAAGTGSSAVPATPR; via the coding sequence ATGTCAGCGGCCCCGCCTGACAACGACGTGCTGTGGGCCCGAGGGATCGTCAAGTCCCACCACGGCACTCCCGCCCTGCGCGGCGTCTCACTCGGCGTCCAGGTCGGCGAGGTGCTCGCCGTCACCGGCCCGCGGGGATCCGGCAAGAGCACCCTGCTCGGCTGCCTCTCCGCCCTCCTGCCGGTCGACGAGGGGGAGGTCTGGTTCAACAGCTCCCCCGTGCACACCCTCGGCCGCACCGGCCGGGCCCGGCTGCGCCGCGACCGCTTCGGCTTCGTCGGCTCGCAGCCGCACCTGGTACCGGAACTGACGGCCCGGGAGAACGTCGCCCTGCCCCTGTTGCTGGCCGGCGCCGGCAACAAGGCCGCCTACACGGCCGCCGACGAATGGCTGGAGCGGCTCGACATCGCCGACACCCGCCGGCTGCGGCCCGAACGCCTGGTGCAGAGCCAGCGCCAGCGGATCGCGGTGGCCCGCGCCCTCGCCCCGCTGCCGCCGGTCGTCTTCGCCGACGACCCCACCGCGCCGCTGCACCGCGAGGCCGCCGACCAGGTCCTGCGGATACTGTCCAGCGCCGCCCGCTCGCACCGGCTCACCCTCGTCCTGGCCACCCACGACCCCGAACTCGCCCGGTACGCGGACCGCTCCGTCGCCCTGGCCGACGGGCGTCTGACCGCACCGGCCGCGCCCACACCGGCGCCCGGCACCGGGCCCGTCACGGTCGCCGCCGGCACCGGCTCGTCCGCCGTCCCGGCCACACCCCGGTAG
- a CDS encoding aspartate aminotransferase family protein yields the protein MSADPAQKDLSKTAYDHLWMHFTRMSSYENSPVPTIVKGKGTYVWDDKGKKYLDGLAGLFVVQAGHGREELAEAAAKQAKELAFFPVWSYAHPKAVELAERLANYAPGDLNKVFFSTGGGEAVETAWKLAKQYFKLTGKPTKYKVISRAVAYHGTPQGALSITGLPGLKAPFEPLVPGTHKAPNTNIYRAPAFLERDGVIDPEAYGRWCADEIEVAILNEGAETVAAVFVEPVQNAGGCFPPPPGYFARLREICDRHDVLLVSDEVICAFGRLGTMFGADKFGYQPDMITCAKGMTSGYSPIGATIISDRLAEPFYKGDNTFLHGYTFGGHPVSSAVALANLDIFEREGLNQHVLDNEANFLGTLDKLRDLPIVGDVRGNGFFYGIELVKDKVTKESFNDDEVERVLYGFLSKALYDNGLYCRADDRGDPVIQLAPPLISDQSTFDEIEQILRVSLTDAWAKI from the coding sequence ATGAGCGCCGACCCGGCACAGAAGGACCTTTCGAAGACCGCCTACGACCACCTGTGGATGCACTTCACCCGCATGTCGTCGTACGAGAACTCCCCCGTGCCGACGATCGTCAAGGGCAAGGGCACCTACGTCTGGGACGACAAGGGCAAGAAGTACCTGGACGGGCTCGCCGGCCTGTTCGTCGTCCAGGCCGGCCACGGCCGCGAGGAGCTGGCCGAGGCCGCCGCCAAGCAGGCCAAGGAACTGGCCTTCTTCCCGGTATGGAGCTACGCCCACCCGAAGGCCGTGGAGCTCGCCGAGCGCCTGGCCAACTACGCCCCGGGCGACCTCAACAAGGTCTTCTTCTCCACCGGTGGCGGCGAGGCCGTCGAGACCGCCTGGAAGCTGGCCAAGCAGTACTTCAAGCTGACCGGCAAGCCGACCAAGTACAAGGTCATCTCGCGCGCCGTCGCCTACCACGGCACCCCGCAGGGCGCGCTGTCCATCACCGGCCTGCCGGGCCTGAAGGCCCCCTTCGAGCCGCTGGTGCCGGGCACCCACAAGGCCCCCAACACCAACATCTACCGCGCCCCCGCCTTCCTGGAGCGCGACGGTGTGATCGACCCCGAGGCCTACGGCCGCTGGTGCGCCGACGAGATCGAGGTCGCGATCCTCAACGAGGGCGCCGAGACCGTCGCCGCCGTCTTCGTCGAGCCCGTGCAGAACGCCGGCGGCTGCTTCCCGCCGCCGCCCGGGTACTTCGCCCGCCTGCGCGAGATCTGCGACCGCCACGACGTGCTGCTCGTCTCGGACGAGGTCATCTGCGCCTTCGGCCGCCTCGGCACCATGTTCGGCGCCGACAAGTTCGGCTACCAGCCCGACATGATCACCTGCGCCAAGGGCATGACCTCGGGCTACTCCCCGATCGGCGCCACGATCATCTCGGACCGTCTCGCCGAGCCGTTCTACAAGGGTGACAACACCTTCCTGCACGGCTACACCTTCGGCGGCCACCCGGTCTCCTCCGCGGTGGCGCTGGCCAACCTCGACATCTTCGAGCGCGAGGGCCTGAACCAGCACGTCCTGGACAACGAGGCGAACTTCCTCGGCACCCTGGACAAGCTGCGCGACCTCCCGATCGTCGGCGACGTGCGCGGCAACGGGTTCTTCTACGGCATCGAGCTCGTGAAGGACAAGGTCACCAAGGAGTCGTTCAACGACGACGAGGTCGAGCGCGTGCTCTACGGCTTCCTCTCGAAGGCGCTCTACGACAACGGCCTGTACTGCCGCGCCGACGACCGTGGCGACCCGGTCATCCAGCTGGCCCCGCCGCTGATCTCCGACCAGTCGACCTTCGACGAGATCGAGCAGATCCTGCGGGTCAGCCTCACCGACGCGTGGGCCAAGATCTAG